A window of Ketobacter sp. MCCC 1A13808 contains these coding sequences:
- a CDS encoding zinc-binding alcohol dehydrogenase family protein yields the protein MKAIGLQKALPVTDSNALIDIELPVPVAQGRDLLVRVGAVSVNPVDTKVRASASPAQGEYKVLGWDAAGTVEAVGEGVRMFRPGDRVWYAGAIDRSGTNAEFHLVDERLVSQAPDSLDFEQAAALPLTSITAWEMLFDRFGLNAESRGVLLIIGGAGGVGSVMIQLAKRLTNLTIVASASRSETQAWVKELGAHHVVNHHHSLVDEFKALGVKHVNYVASLTNTANHLPDIIELVAPQGKLGVIDDPVTLDVMPFKQKSVSVHWEFMFTRSLFSTDDMIEQNRLLSNVAFMVDSGEIRTTVAHQFGTINAANLIKAHALLESGKSRGKIVLAGFE from the coding sequence ATGAAAGCCATAGGTTTACAAAAAGCCCTTCCCGTCACGGACTCCAATGCTTTGATCGATATCGAGTTGCCTGTTCCGGTTGCCCAGGGGCGTGATTTGCTGGTGCGGGTGGGCGCGGTGTCAGTTAACCCGGTTGATACCAAGGTGCGGGCCAGTGCGTCGCCGGCACAGGGCGAATACAAAGTTTTGGGTTGGGATGCCGCGGGTACAGTGGAGGCGGTAGGCGAGGGGGTACGCATGTTCCGGCCGGGTGACCGAGTTTGGTATGCTGGAGCGATTGACCGATCCGGCACCAACGCGGAATTCCATCTGGTGGACGAGCGCCTAGTCTCACAGGCTCCGGATTCCCTGGATTTTGAACAGGCTGCGGCATTGCCTCTTACCTCTATCACGGCATGGGAAATGTTGTTCGACCGGTTTGGCCTGAATGCGGAAAGTCGCGGGGTGCTCCTGATAATTGGCGGAGCCGGCGGCGTTGGGTCCGTAATGATTCAACTTGCGAAGCGATTAACAAACCTGACTATCGTGGCGTCTGCATCGCGCTCGGAAACCCAAGCCTGGGTAAAAGAGCTGGGTGCACACCATGTAGTGAATCATCATCACAGTCTGGTGGATGAGTTCAAAGCATTAGGTGTCAAGCATGTAAACTACGTAGCAAGCCTGACGAATACCGCCAATCATTTGCCGGATATAATCGAATTGGTTGCACCACAGGGCAAGTTAGGGGTGATTGATGATCCGGTCACCCTGGATGTTATGCCATTCAAGCAAAAGAGTGTGTCAGTGCATTGGGAGTTTATGTTCACCCGCTCGCTGTTTTCCACGGACGATATGATTGAGCAGAATCGATTGCTTTCGAACGTCGCATTTATGGTGGACAGCGGAGAAATCCGCACCACAGTGGCACACCAGTTTGGCACCATCAATGCAGCCAATTTAATTAAAGCACACGCACTTCTGGAGTCCGGAAAATCCCGCGGCAAGATCGTTTTGGCTGGTTTTGAATGA
- the glpD gene encoding glycerol-3-phosphate dehydrogenase, whose amino-acid sequence MTPSAIAHHHTDQAPSSAVDLFIVGGGINGTGIAAEASARGLKVTLCEQSDLAAATSSASSKLIHGGLRYLEHYEFRLVREALAEREILLQQAPHLIKPLRFVLPHRPHLRPGWMIRIGLFLYDHLSTRNHLPPSRALSLAGDDNNNPLHPDISKAFEYSDCRVDDARLVVTNALAARQQGAEILTRTRCISAKREQGIWKINVMDLTSGQRRCFEARALVNATGPWAQQFIEHHIQEKSPRRIRLIKGSHFVTRKLYEGDHAYILQNEDQRIVFVIPYNDDFTLVGTTDKEYSGNPQNVAMDTEEENYLLDVVNRHFKQSICCGDILWRYSGVRPLCDDESASPSAITRDYTLEIQADEQDRAALMSVFGGKITTYRKLSRSALSLLQPFLPRMQPPAPETTQLPGGDMDAAHYPMWVALTQDHFQWLDPDLCKRLCDAYGTRIHRLLQGCTRRSDLGVHFGAGLYQREVEYLMAEEWAQTAEDILWRRTKLGLRLTAAQRAELEKQIAPAENNSVSGQKFADTLIRSMAV is encoded by the coding sequence ATGACCCCTTCAGCAATTGCGCATCATCACACCGACCAAGCCCCTTCCAGTGCCGTGGACCTGTTTATTGTGGGCGGTGGCATCAACGGCACCGGCATCGCGGCGGAGGCCAGTGCACGGGGACTGAAGGTCACTCTGTGTGAACAATCCGACCTTGCCGCCGCCACTTCATCGGCCAGCAGCAAGCTGATTCACGGGGGCCTCAGATACCTTGAGCATTACGAATTCAGACTGGTACGCGAAGCCCTGGCAGAGCGGGAAATATTGCTACAACAAGCACCTCACCTGATCAAACCCTTGCGCTTTGTTCTCCCCCACCGCCCCCACTTGCGGCCGGGCTGGATGATCCGCATCGGATTGTTTCTTTATGATCACCTATCCACCCGCAATCATTTGCCACCTTCCAGAGCATTAAGCCTGGCTGGAGATGACAACAACAATCCCTTGCACCCAGACATCAGCAAAGCCTTTGAATATTCAGACTGCCGGGTAGACGATGCGCGACTGGTGGTCACAAACGCCCTTGCAGCGCGCCAGCAGGGGGCAGAAATTCTGACGCGAACCCGTTGTATTTCAGCAAAACGGGAACAGGGAATCTGGAAAATCAACGTAATGGATTTAACGAGCGGTCAACGGCGTTGCTTTGAAGCACGCGCGCTGGTGAATGCCACGGGTCCCTGGGCACAACAATTTATTGAACACCATATCCAGGAAAAATCACCCCGCCGGATACGTTTGATCAAAGGAAGCCATTTCGTTACCCGAAAGCTGTACGAGGGCGACCATGCCTATATTCTGCAAAACGAAGATCAGAGAATTGTGTTTGTAATTCCCTATAACGACGACTTCACATTGGTCGGCACCACCGACAAGGAATACTCCGGCAATCCCCAAAATGTGGCCATGGATACTGAAGAAGAAAACTATCTGCTTGATGTCGTAAACCGGCATTTCAAACAATCCATCTGTTGCGGGGACATTCTCTGGCGTTATTCCGGCGTGCGTCCATTGTGTGATGATGAGTCCGCTTCTCCGTCCGCCATCACCCGCGATTATACTTTGGAAATACAGGCTGACGAACAGGATCGCGCGGCGCTGATGAGCGTGTTCGGTGGCAAGATTACCACCTATCGCAAACTGTCTCGGTCAGCACTGTCGTTGCTGCAACCGTTTCTTCCCCGCATGCAGCCTCCGGCACCAGAAACCACCCAATTACCCGGCGGAGACATGGACGCCGCGCACTATCCCATGTGGGTTGCCCTCACCCAGGATCACTTCCAGTGGCTGGACCCCGACCTCTGCAAACGCCTATGCGATGCGTACGGCACCCGCATACATCGTTTACTGCAAGGTTGCACCCGAAGGTCCGATCTCGGAGTGCATTTCGGGGCGGGACTGTATCAGAGAGAAGTGGAGTATCTGATGGCAGAAGAATGGGCTCAAACGGCAGAGGATATCCTCTGGCGCCGAACCAAATTGGGATTGCGACTAACAGCGGCGCAAAGAGCGGAGCTGGAGAAACAGATCGCACCGGCGGAGAATAATTCCGTTTCGGGCCAAAAGTTTGCTGATACACTAATCCGGTCAATGGCAGTATAA
- a CDS encoding TM2 domain-containing protein, which translates to MADIKKPVSKRKILPALLLCLIFGYFGTHRFYVGKVGTGMLQMLTLGGLGLWMLYDAIVLVLGKFCDCDNAALSDWT; encoded by the coding sequence TTGGCAGACATTAAAAAGCCCGTTTCCAAACGCAAAATCCTGCCCGCCCTACTGCTTTGCCTGATATTCGGCTATTTCGGTACGCACCGGTTTTACGTGGGCAAAGTCGGCACCGGCATGCTGCAGATGCTGACCCTGGGCGGGCTGGGGTTATGGATGCTGTACGATGCGATCGTCCTGGTATTGGGTAAATTCTGCGACTGCGACAATGCGGCCCTGTCCGACTGGACCTGA
- a CDS encoding LysR family transcriptional regulator — MARIEIKHLRTLVALRDCGSLVDAAQQVHLTQSALSHQLKELEDRLNQPVVIRKSKPLKFTETGSRLLQLADTVLPAVEQTEQDISMLALGKQGRLHIAIECHSCFDWLMPTLDEYREHWPDVEIDLISGFNFDPLPALARAELDLVITSDPQSLSGVRYIPLFQYECLLCVAKDHPLAKKELITPQDLSNETLIIYPVEQARLDIFKYFLLPANVLPKVTRSAELTIMIIQLVASGRGVCALPNWGIVDYLEKGYVLARSLGESGVWSTLYAAVREEQADAPYIEEFINTARSCSQQTLKGIQPPE, encoded by the coding sequence ATGGCACGAATCGAAATTAAGCATTTACGGACTCTGGTTGCACTCAGAGACTGCGGCAGTTTGGTGGACGCTGCACAACAGGTGCACTTGACCCAATCCGCCTTGTCTCATCAACTGAAAGAGTTGGAGGATCGACTGAATCAACCGGTGGTGATACGAAAATCCAAACCCTTGAAGTTTACTGAAACCGGTAGCCGGTTATTGCAGCTGGCCGATACGGTACTGCCTGCAGTTGAACAGACCGAACAGGACATCTCAATGCTGGCTTTGGGAAAGCAGGGCCGGTTGCATATCGCCATCGAGTGCCACAGCTGCTTCGACTGGCTGATGCCGACACTGGATGAATATCGGGAGCACTGGCCGGACGTGGAAATAGATTTGATTAGCGGCTTCAATTTTGACCCGTTACCGGCGCTGGCCCGGGCTGAACTCGATTTGGTAATCACGTCTGACCCGCAAAGTCTGTCCGGGGTGCGCTATATCCCGCTATTTCAATACGAATGCTTACTCTGCGTTGCCAAAGACCACCCGCTAGCAAAAAAAGAACTCATTACACCCCAAGATTTAAGCAATGAAACCCTGATTATCTACCCGGTTGAACAGGCACGACTGGATATCTTCAAGTACTTCCTATTACCGGCCAACGTCCTTCCGAAGGTGACTCGCAGCGCCGAGCTCACCATCATGATCATTCAACTGGTGGCTTCCGGACGCGGCGTTTGTGCGTTACCTAACTGGGGTATTGTGGACTACCTGGAGAAGGGTTACGTGTTAGCACGATCACTGGGAGAAAGCGGCGTCTGGAGTACGCTGTATGCGGCGGTTCGTGAAGAGCAGGCTGATGCACCGTATATAGAAGAGTTTATTAATACTGCGCGCAGCTGCAGTCAGCAAACACTCAAAGGCATCCAGCCGCCGGAATGA
- a CDS encoding serine hydrolase domain-containing protein, producing the protein MQYEGYVHPGFTSVAAEFMRHIRDDGKSGSALSVYHHGHSVIDIWAGKRDASAAPWTEDTLALSFSTTKGVVSTLMHILVDRGVLEYDQPVCHYWPEFGANGKGGISIRHLLTHQAGLYNIRDLIGDAMQMTDWEYMTSRLAQATPSHKAGVEHGYHGLTYGWLLGETMSRASGKNFAQLLQSELVDPLGLDGMYVGLPEQEMHRRAILTAYPKRSVEASESGRVRRKPSMQKRIRGQMITTGLQVLGLDARDLANGLAPRGMSRFSFNDERVVKSCIPAANGMFTARSLAKMYAAIAEGGELQGVRLMTPFRVRELSRIHSRKIDKVVPIPMHWRLGYHRVFTHGPRTPHAFGHFGWGGSGAWADPSRGLSMGFTVNSSGAATSPFGDTRLAFINSAIIRAAEHVDGRRGPFHNTLIERFYDLVN; encoded by the coding sequence ATGCAATACGAAGGCTATGTACATCCCGGCTTTACATCGGTCGCTGCGGAATTTATGCGGCATATCCGTGACGACGGAAAAAGTGGTTCTGCTCTTTCCGTTTATCATCATGGGCATAGCGTTATTGATATTTGGGCAGGCAAACGTGACGCGTCCGCTGCGCCCTGGACAGAAGATACCTTGGCATTATCGTTTTCCACCACTAAAGGCGTGGTGTCGACATTAATGCATATTCTGGTCGATCGTGGTGTATTGGAATACGACCAGCCAGTTTGCCATTACTGGCCAGAGTTTGGTGCAAACGGTAAAGGTGGCATCAGCATCCGGCATCTGCTGACTCATCAAGCGGGTTTATACAACATACGCGACCTGATAGGCGATGCCATGCAAATGACCGACTGGGAGTATATGACCAGCCGCCTGGCCCAGGCGACGCCTTCCCACAAAGCGGGCGTGGAGCATGGCTACCATGGATTGACCTACGGCTGGCTGCTGGGAGAAACCATGAGCAGAGCCAGCGGTAAGAATTTTGCTCAGCTACTGCAGTCGGAATTAGTGGATCCCCTGGGTCTGGACGGTATGTACGTGGGTTTACCGGAACAGGAGATGCATCGCCGGGCGATATTGACCGCTTATCCTAAACGATCGGTTGAAGCCTCAGAGTCGGGAAGAGTGCGTCGTAAGCCCAGCATGCAGAAGCGGATACGGGGACAGATGATTACGACCGGGCTGCAAGTGCTAGGACTGGATGCGCGGGATCTGGCGAATGGGCTGGCACCCAGAGGGATGAGCCGGTTCAGCTTTAACGATGAACGGGTGGTCAAGAGTTGCATTCCGGCTGCCAACGGCATGTTTACGGCACGTTCGCTGGCTAAAATGTATGCCGCGATTGCGGAGGGCGGGGAGCTGCAAGGGGTGCGTCTTATGACACCCTTCCGGGTGCGGGAATTGAGCCGGATCCATAGCCGGAAAATAGACAAGGTGGTGCCGATACCGATGCATTGGCGGCTGGGCTACCACCGGGTCTTTACCCACGGGCCCCGCACTCCTCATGCCTTCGGACATTTCGGTTGGGGCGGCTCCGGTGCTTGGGCTGATCCCTCGCGAGGCCTGAGTATGGGGTTCACTGTGAACAGCAGCGGTGCTGCCACTTCACCGTTCGGTGATACCCGTTTAGCTTTTATAAATAGCGCCATTATCCGGGCCGCAGAGCATGTGGACGGTCGAAGAGGGCCGTTTCACAATACCCTTATTGAGCGTTTTTATGACCTGGTAAACTGA
- a CDS encoding ArsR/SmtB family transcription factor, with the protein MDDRILAKAFKALSHPNRLQMYTEILRQQSLDSKDLRGCALTDFINALNIGAPTVSHHIKELVNADLIRVERSGKFVKCYLNEGMCKQLEGFFCQVNP; encoded by the coding sequence ATGGACGACCGTATATTGGCGAAGGCATTCAAAGCCTTGTCTCACCCTAACCGACTGCAAATGTATACCGAAATCTTGCGCCAGCAATCGTTGGATTCGAAAGATTTACGGGGCTGCGCACTAACCGACTTTATCAATGCGTTGAACATAGGCGCACCCACCGTTTCCCATCATATCAAGGAATTGGTCAACGCAGATTTGATCCGGGTGGAACGTAGCGGCAAATTTGTTAAGTGCTACCTGAATGAAGGGATGTGCAAGCAGTTAGAAGGTTTTTTCTGTCAGGTTAACCCGTAG
- a CDS encoding ATP-binding protein, whose amino-acid sequence MNSIFLRIYGGMVLVCIVIGIIFYISLEAINFFRLQYYRTTLVEGPVKLIAELTVDQPADYRARWVSDVGRLLDANMELVSADAISLSQSELRELNKNKILLRLTDQFNREGEAIIAINEQDDTRYLVASGEYLTEQQGRGMAELVSQYLSKFPITDWNYRLEELNKTFGFPVRRVPPFEINLDDDKKHRLFNEEQAVVNFGGNRGNNTQITAYKLLNETGEVLQLGPQNMFNWYPFELMAVMVVISLGMVGFAVFLLVKPLESRLSSLEKAVLRIRGGDLNAKAPVEGSDAIGQLAGTLNGMTEHIKRLLSSQKELTRAVSHELRTPVARIRFGLEMLMDAENDEQRLRNVELIDQDIEQLDKLIDEILTYSKLEEGTPVLDFVMIDLDALMRRIEQESKALSGEKQVVYIAPELAEERCFAEGEERYIHRVIQNLVGNALRYAQGRVEISFTAMGDVFRIDVSDDGPGIPDADRKRVFQPFTRLDDSRTRASGGYGLGLSIVNRIAYWHGGRVRVGESELGGAQFSFLWPRLQSLRESN is encoded by the coding sequence TTGAACAGTATTTTTCTCCGGATTTATGGTGGCATGGTCCTGGTCTGTATTGTTATCGGGATTATCTTTTATATTTCGCTCGAAGCCATCAATTTTTTCCGGCTTCAGTATTATCGAACCACGCTGGTTGAAGGGCCGGTCAAGCTGATTGCAGAACTAACGGTAGATCAGCCCGCTGATTACCGGGCCCGCTGGGTTAGCGATGTCGGACGCTTGCTCGATGCAAATATGGAACTGGTCAGCGCGGACGCAATCAGTTTAAGTCAGTCCGAATTACGGGAGTTGAACAAGAATAAAATTCTGTTGCGGCTGACCGACCAATTTAATCGTGAAGGGGAAGCCATCATCGCGATTAATGAGCAGGATGATACCCGCTATCTGGTTGCCTCCGGCGAATATCTGACAGAGCAGCAAGGCCGGGGCATGGCTGAGCTGGTGTCTCAATACCTATCTAAATTTCCTATCACCGACTGGAATTATCGGTTAGAAGAGCTGAACAAAACATTTGGCTTTCCCGTGCGTCGCGTACCGCCGTTTGAAATAAATCTTGATGACGATAAAAAGCACCGGCTGTTTAATGAAGAGCAGGCGGTGGTTAATTTTGGTGGAAATCGCGGCAATAACACCCAGATTACTGCCTATAAACTGTTGAACGAAACCGGTGAAGTGCTGCAGCTAGGCCCGCAGAACATGTTCAATTGGTATCCGTTCGAACTGATGGCCGTGATGGTCGTGATTTCGCTGGGAATGGTGGGCTTTGCCGTGTTTTTGTTGGTGAAGCCGCTTGAAAGTCGTTTATCCAGTTTGGAAAAAGCCGTTTTACGTATACGTGGCGGTGATCTGAATGCGAAGGCGCCGGTGGAAGGATCGGACGCGATTGGTCAGCTTGCCGGCACGCTCAACGGAATGACCGAGCATATTAAACGATTGCTGAGTTCTCAAAAGGAGCTGACTCGGGCAGTGTCCCATGAGTTGCGCACGCCGGTTGCACGCATCCGCTTTGGTCTGGAAATGTTGATGGATGCAGAGAACGACGAGCAACGCTTACGCAATGTTGAGCTGATCGATCAGGACATCGAGCAGTTGGATAAATTGATTGATGAGATTCTAACTTACTCCAAGCTGGAAGAGGGCACCCCGGTGCTTGACTTCGTGATGATTGATCTGGATGCGTTGATGCGCAGGATTGAGCAGGAGAGCAAAGCATTATCCGGAGAAAAGCAGGTTGTCTATATAGCACCGGAACTGGCGGAAGAACGTTGCTTTGCCGAGGGGGAAGAGCGCTATATTCATCGCGTTATCCAGAACCTGGTGGGGAATGCATTGCGTTATGCCCAGGGGCGCGTCGAAATCAGTTTTACCGCCATGGGCGATGTTTTCCGTATTGATGTCAGTGACGACGGCCCCGGCATTCCCGATGCCGACCGCAAACGGGTCTTTCAACCCTTTACTCGATTGGATGACAGCCGCACCCGGGCATCGGGCGGTTATGGCTTGGGTCTCTCCATTGTTAATCGCATCGCATATTGGCATGGCGGTCGGGTTCGCGTAGGCGAGAGTGAGTTGGGCGGGGCGCAATTTAGTTTTTTGTGGCCGCGATTGCAGAGCTTACGCGAATCTAATTAG
- a CDS encoding DNA-3-methyladenine glycosylase I, translating to MPLKRCGWCGEDELYQHYHDVEWGVPCFDDAILFEFLLLEGAQAGLSWITVLRKRENYRKALSGFNAAKIARFTPAKVEKLLEDPGIIRNRLKVQSAIRNAKAYLKIQQQHGTFSDYIWQFVDGAPIQNRWKTMSQVPASTPESDAMSKQLKKDGFNFVGTTICYAYMQSMGMVNDHLVDCFRYKECKTHQENPPLGRH from the coding sequence ATGCCGCTCAAACGATGTGGCTGGTGCGGAGAAGACGAGCTTTACCAGCATTATCACGATGTAGAATGGGGCGTACCCTGCTTTGACGACGCCATTTTATTTGAATTTTTATTATTGGAAGGCGCGCAAGCGGGCCTTAGCTGGATAACCGTATTACGTAAACGTGAAAACTACCGCAAAGCCCTGAGCGGGTTCAACGCAGCCAAAATAGCCCGCTTCACGCCGGCCAAAGTGGAGAAATTACTAGAGGATCCGGGCATCATCAGAAATCGGCTAAAAGTACAAAGCGCGATACGAAACGCCAAAGCCTATTTGAAAATCCAACAACAACATGGCACTTTTAGTGACTACATCTGGCAATTTGTAGACGGAGCGCCTATCCAGAATCGCTGGAAAACAATGTCACAAGTCCCCGCCAGCACACCGGAGTCGGATGCCATGAGCAAACAATTAAAAAAAGACGGCTTTAATTTCGTCGGCACGACCATCTGCTATGCCTACATGCAGTCCATGGGCATGGTGAATGATCACCTTGTGGATTGCTTTCGCTATAAGGAGTGCAAAACGCATCAGGAGAACCCGCCCCTTGGCAGACATTAA
- a CDS encoding response regulator, which produces MRTDATENMQPYVIIVEDDERLADLTAEYLRSNGLKVDIIGDGNTAIDAIIEKQPDMVVLDLMLPGADGLEVCKSVREKYKKPILMLTARTDDVDQVLGLEMGADDYVAKPAKPRVLLARIRALLRRADSIDNQNDKSGADGTQNRLEFGDLVIDNSAREVWLGGDSVDLTSAEYDLLWLLASNAGTILSREEIFERLRGIQYDGQDRSIDVRVSRIRPKVGDDPMNPRRIKTVRSKGYLFVRDLS; this is translated from the coding sequence ATGCGAACAGATGCAACAGAAAATATGCAGCCCTATGTCATCATTGTCGAAGACGATGAACGATTGGCGGATTTAACCGCAGAATACCTTCGCAGCAATGGCTTGAAAGTGGATATCATCGGCGATGGTAACACTGCCATTGACGCTATTATCGAGAAACAGCCGGATATGGTGGTGCTCGACCTTATGCTGCCGGGGGCCGATGGCCTTGAAGTCTGCAAAAGCGTTCGTGAAAAGTACAAAAAACCCATTTTGATGCTGACCGCCCGTACTGACGATGTGGATCAGGTGCTTGGTCTGGAAATGGGCGCTGACGATTATGTGGCGAAGCCCGCCAAACCCCGCGTTCTGCTGGCCCGCATTCGTGCCTTGTTAAGGCGGGCAGACAGCATCGATAACCAAAATGATAAATCCGGTGCCGACGGAACCCAGAATCGTCTGGAGTTTGGGGATCTGGTCATTGATAACAGCGCTCGTGAAGTCTGGTTAGGGGGTGACTCCGTGGATCTGACCAGCGCGGAATACGATTTACTTTGGTTGTTGGCGTCGAATGCAGGCACCATCCTATCGCGTGAAGAAATTTTCGAACGCTTACGCGGGATTCAGTATGACGGCCAGGATCGATCGATTGATGTCAGGGTGTCACGCATTCGTCCCAAAGTGGGTGATGATCCGATGAATCCGCGCCGAATCAAGACTGTGCGGAGTAAAGGCTATTTGTTCGTGCGGGACCTGAGTTAA
- a CDS encoding DeoR/GlpR family transcriptional regulator gives MSQTARHEQIVEIVTAKGFVSVEDLALHFDVTPQTMRRDINALAGENRVRRFHGGASAAPSTENTEYAQRKLLQSPEKARIARLVAEHIPDHASLFINIGTTNEAIAKELLNHTGLKIITNNLHVAAIVNGKADFEVIIAGGKVRSRDGGIIGEATLDFVSQFRTDFGIIGISGIDEDGTLLEFDYQEVRVAQALIRNSRQVLLACDHTKFGRHAMINLGDVRDVNILVTDRQPEQQFTDLLKDRGVKLLIANEENNEKSLQ, from the coding sequence TTGTCGCAAACTGCCCGACATGAACAAATTGTTGAGATCGTCACTGCAAAAGGTTTTGTCTCGGTTGAGGATCTGGCGCTCCATTTCGATGTTACCCCGCAAACCATGCGCCGGGATATTAACGCCCTGGCCGGAGAGAATCGTGTACGTCGTTTCCATGGTGGGGCCAGCGCGGCGCCGAGCACGGAAAATACGGAATATGCGCAACGGAAATTATTACAATCACCGGAAAAAGCCAGAATCGCCCGCCTGGTAGCCGAGCACATTCCGGATCACGCCTCGCTGTTTATCAATATCGGCACCACCAATGAAGCCATCGCCAAGGAATTGCTTAATCACACCGGCCTGAAAATCATTACCAACAATCTGCATGTGGCTGCCATCGTCAATGGCAAGGCGGATTTCGAAGTTATCATCGCAGGGGGAAAAGTGCGCAGCCGGGACGGCGGAATTATCGGTGAAGCTACCCTGGATTTTGTTTCCCAGTTTCGTACTGACTTCGGCATCATCGGCATATCCGGAATCGATGAAGACGGGACCTTACTGGAATTCGACTACCAGGAAGTGCGGGTGGCCCAGGCGTTAATCCGCAATTCACGTCAGGTTTTATTAGCCTGCGATCATACCAAATTCGGACGCCACGCGATGATCAATCTGGGTGACGTACGGGATGTGAATATTCTGGTTACAGACCGCCAGCCAGAGCAGCAGTTTACCGATTTACTAAAGGATCGGGGCGTTAAGTTGCTGATCGCCAATGAAGAAAATAATGAAAAAAGCCTGCAATAA
- the glpK gene encoding glycerol kinase GlpK, which produces MSQYILSIDQGTTSTRAILFDTQGNIVDSAQQEFTQFFPADGWVEHDAEEIWDSTLTVCREVMKKSDTSAGSIAAIGITNQRETAIVWDRATGKPIHRAIVWQDRRTAATCLQLKKENSHAEQLVQSISGLLVDPYFSATKVAWILDEVDGARQRAEQGELAFGTVDSFLLWRLTGGKSHKTDATNASRTNLFNIHLQDWDDRLLDLFKVPRAMLPEVEDSAADFGETLPELLGSAIPIAGIAGDQQAALIGQAGFKPGMIKSTYGTGCFMILNTGTRALTSEHRLLSTVAYRLKGEVTYGLEGSIFIAGAAIQWLRDGIELIENAKDTEAMAQEVGVDHGVYMVPAFTGLGAPYWDPEARGALFGLTRDTGIKAIVAAGLQSVAYQTKDLIVAMQADGAEQTTTLRVDGGMAANNWVVQFLSDILDVEVDRPEVIETTALGAAYLAGLQVGIYNSLEEIAGLWHCQRHFTPQMSASQRAKLYDGWINAVQRVRTMD; this is translated from the coding sequence ATGAGTCAGTACATATTGTCTATCGACCAGGGGACTACGAGTACTCGGGCTATTTTATTTGACACTCAAGGCAACATCGTCGATTCGGCACAACAGGAGTTCACACAGTTCTTCCCGGCTGACGGATGGGTGGAGCATGATGCAGAGGAAATCTGGGATAGTACATTGACTGTGTGTCGAGAAGTGATGAAGAAATCCGACACTAGCGCAGGGAGTATTGCCGCCATCGGCATCACTAACCAGCGCGAAACCGCGATTGTTTGGGATCGCGCCACCGGCAAGCCTATCCACCGGGCGATCGTCTGGCAAGACCGGCGTACCGCAGCAACCTGCCTGCAATTAAAAAAAGAAAACAGTCATGCGGAGCAACTGGTCCAGTCCATTTCCGGATTGCTGGTGGACCCTTATTTCTCAGCCACCAAAGTGGCCTGGATACTGGACGAAGTGGATGGCGCACGACAACGGGCAGAGCAAGGTGAGCTGGCGTTTGGCACGGTCGATAGTTTTCTTCTGTGGCGTCTGACCGGTGGAAAAAGTCACAAGACGGATGCAACCAATGCATCGCGAACCAATTTGTTCAATATACACCTGCAGGATTGGGATGACCGCCTGTTGGACTTATTCAAAGTGCCTCGGGCGATGCTGCCGGAAGTGGAAGATAGCGCGGCGGATTTTGGCGAAACTTTACCGGAATTGCTCGGTAGTGCGATTCCGATTGCGGGGATCGCAGGGGATCAGCAAGCGGCCTTGATCGGGCAGGCCGGTTTCAAGCCCGGTATGATAAAAAGTACGTATGGTACCGGCTGTTTCATGATCCTGAATACAGGTACCCGCGCGCTGACTTCGGAGCACCGCCTGTTATCGACGGTAGCCTATCGCTTGAAAGGAGAGGTGACCTACGGTTTGGAGGGCAGTATTTTTATTGCCGGGGCCGCTATTCAATGGTTACGTGATGGCATTGAGTTGATCGAAAATGCAAAAGACACGGAGGCCATGGCGCAGGAAGTCGGGGTGGATCATGGCGTCTATATGGTGCCGGCGTTTACCGGGTTGGGTGCCCCCTATTGGGATCCGGAGGCCAGGGGCGCGTTATTCGGTCTGACCCGTGATACGGGTATTAAAGCGATCGTGGCAGCGGGTTTGCAGTCAGTGGCGTATCAAACCAAAGACCTGATTGTCGCTATGCAGGCGGATGGCGCCGAACAGACCACAACCTTGCGGGTGGATGGCGGCATGGCGGCAAATAATTGGGTCGTGCAGTTTTTGAGTGACATTCTGGATGTGGAGGTGGACCGGCCCGAGGTGATTGAAACCACGGCGTTGGGCGCAGCCTATCTTGCCGGGTTGCAGGTCGGTATTTATAACTCGTTGGAGGAAATAGCCGGGCTCTGGCATTGCCAGCGCCATTTCACACCGCAGATGTCTGCATCGCAGCGTGCCAAGCTGTATGACGGTTGGATTAATGCAGTGCAGCGCGTGCGGACTATGGATTAG